In the genome of Mogibacterium neglectum, the window AAAATGAAAGGAGAACACATTTATGGCAAACAAGAAAATCTTAAAAATCGAAAAGGAAATTCAAAGAACCCGTGAGAAAATCACGGAACAGCAAAACAAGCTAAAAGAACTTGAAGTGCAGAAAACGGAGGCGGAAAATCTTGAAATCGTGCAGATGGTAAGATCGCTTCACATGACCCCTGCCGAGCTTTCCGAGTTTTTAGCAAAGGGTGTGATTCCTGATAAGGAAGCTATTACAGAAAATGAGTATATGGAGGATATAGAAAATGAAGAATAAAATCATAATGAGAATAACGACTGCTCTCTTTGCCGCCCTGATCCTTATGGGCGGCTTTTCAATTCCCGCTTATGCCGGCGGAGGCGGCGATGCCACAAATGACAGTAATGTAAAAACGGAGGAAACGAAAGAAGAAAAAAAGTCCCTTACCCCGGACGGTAACATGACCCTTATAGATAATGTCAAGGGCGATGCCGCAAAGGACAAGGAATTTATCATTGTAAAAAGCAAGGGCGGAAATTACTTCTATATCGTGATCGACCATGCTGCGCAGGGAGAAAACACCGTTCATTTCTTAAATCAGGTGGACGAAAAGGATCTGCTTTCCATTATTGATGAAAAAGACAGCCTGACCGCAAAACCGGAGCTTCCGAAACAGGAACAGCCGAAACAGGAAACGGAAAAACCGAAGCCCGAAGAAAAACCGGAGAAAAATAATCCTGCAGGGATGATTGTGCTATCCCTTATTCTCATTCTCGGACTTGCCGGCGGAGCGTTTTATTATTTTAAGTTCCTAAAACCGAAGCAGAATGTGAAAGGAACAACTGACCTTGACGAGTTCGATTTTGAGGATTACGAGGATGATTTTACAGAAGAAAACGACGAGGACGGCGAAGAAATTTCAGAGGCAACAGAGCCGGATGAAACAGTATGACATGGTTTACAGACAGTATCTATGAGCGACTGATGACGGAAAAACCGAAATGCGGGCGGCCTGAAAAAGAGCCGCCTGCTTCTTTTTCCTCAAAATGTGAGAGTTGCCCTTACAGGGGAAAGACCCCCTGCATCGGGTACTGTATCAGGAAAATAAAAGAAAAAAGAGAACCGGAGCTTTAGAAAGGATCAGAAAATGAAACTTATTATATGTGAAAAACCGAGTGTCGGAATGACAATAGCGTCCGCACTTGGAATAGAAACGAAAAAGGACGGATATATGGAGGGAAAAGACTTTCTTGTATCTTGGTGCATCGGACATCTTGTAGAGCTTTCCGAGCCGTCCGCATATGGAAGCAAGTACGAAAAATGGAACCTTGAAGCCTTGCCTGTTTTTCCTGAAAGCTGGCAACTTACCGTATCAAAGGATAAGAAAAAGCAGTTTTTAGTATTAAAGGCACTTCTTTTCAGAAACGATGTTACAGAGGTGATAAACGGGTGCGACGCAGGACGCGAGGGAGAACTCATTTTCCGCTTTGTTATGGAAAAAGCAGGCTGCAAAAAGCCTGTAAAAAGACTTTGGATTTCTTCAATGGAAGAATCCGCAATAAAGAAAGGTTTTGACGATCTAAAGGATGGAAACGATTATGACAATCTCTATTTTTCCGCCCTATGCAGAGCAAAGGCGGACTGGCTTGTCGGAATCAATGCGACACGCCTGTTTTCCCTTTTATATAACCATACCTTAAATGTGGGACGGGTGCAGAGCCCGACCTTAAAAATGCTGGTAGATCGAAATGACGCGATTACCAATTTCAAGAAAGAAAAATATTACCATGTGTGCCTTACTTTAGGAGATGCGGAAGCTATCAGCGAAAAGGTTTCAAGCAGAGAAAAATCGGAAGAAATCGCCGAGGCCTGCAAAGGAAAAAGTGCAGTCTGCACTTCTGTTAGCCATGAAAAGAAGGAAGCGCTGCCGCCGAAGCTTTTTGACCTTACCGCACTTCAAAAGGAAGCAAACCGCATTTTCGGATATACCGCAAAGCAGACCCTTGACCTTGCGCAGAGCCTTTATGAAAAGAAGCTTCTGACCTATCCGAGAACGGACAGCAATTACCTGACGGACGATATGGAGGAAACGGCGGAAGCGGTTATTCAAATGCTTTTTTCAAAACTTTCCTTTATAAATGACGCTTCCTTTACACCGAAAGTAAAATCTATTCTTAATAGCAAAAAGGTATCGGATCACCATGCCGTTATTCCCACAACGGAGCTTGAAAAGACGGATCTTTTCATGCTTCCAGAAAGTGAACGAAACATCCTCTTTCTTGTAGGTACAAGGCTTCTCATAGCAACCGCTTCTTCTCATGTATATGAAACGGTTACTGCGATATTTAATTGCACAGAGCTTACTTTTACGGCAAAGGGAAAAACCGTGTTATCTTCCGGATGGAAAGAAACGGAACAGCTTTTTCTAATGAGCCTAAAGGAAAAACCGGACAGTAAAGTTCAGGAAGAAAAAGAACTCCCTGTGTTTAGGAAAGGACAGCATTTTGAAAACTTCCCTGTAAATGTTACAGAGCATGACACATTTCCCCCAAAGCCATATACGGAAAGTACACTGCTATCTTCAATGGAGCACGCAGGAAATAAGGAAACTACAAAGGACGCAGAGCGTAAAGGCTTAGGTACTCCGGCAACCCGTGCAGCCATTATTGAAAAAATCATCAAGGCAGGCTTTGTTACGAGAAAAGGAAAGCAACTCATCCCTACAAAAGACGGAATGAATCTGATTTCTGTACTTCCTGAAACGCTTACCTCTCCGTTTCTTACAGCCGAGTGGGAAAACGAGCTTTCAAGGATTGCAAAGGGAGAAGCGGTTGCAGACAGTTTTATGCAAAAAATCGAAACGCTGACAAAAGAGCTTATCGAAAATATAAATGCCGAAAAAGTGAAAACGGGCTTATTCAAGGAGGAAAAAACGATAATCGGCGTATGCCCGCGTTGTCAAAATCCCGTCTATGAGGGAAAGCAAAACTATTATTGCAGTAACAGGGATTGCCGCTTTGCCATGTGGAAGAATGACCGCTTCTTTACGGACAGGAAAATCACCTTTACGCCCAAACTTGCAAGGGAACTTCTGAAAGATAAGACAGCTAAAGTAAAGAATATCTACTCTCCCAAAACAGGCAAAACCTATGACGGCAATGTGGTTCTTTCCGATACCGGAGAAAAGTATGTAAACTATCGTATTGAGATAGATAGGAAGAAAAAAGAAGAATAGCAAGCATAGGAAAGGGGTACCCTTTCCGTAAAAAATCTCTGTTTTCTGCAGATGCGGCGGCGGAGGTTTATATTTTCCGGGATAGTCCCAGACCCTTAAAAAACGAAAGGAGAACAAACCATGCCATATATGGAAAAAACGGAAAAGTCAAAAGAGGTTCAGCCGATTACCCTTACCTCTGAAAACCAAAAGGACAGGCTGAAAGAAATCACGGATCGTTTGGAGCAAGGTATTTTAGAAGTCTTTGAAAGCGAAAGGTACAAGGAATATCTTCGCGTCATGTCAAAATTTCATCATTACAGCTTTAACAATACCCTCTTAATCGCTATGCAAAAACCTGACGCTTCTCTCATTGCAGGCTTTAATGCATGGAAAAACACCCACGGAAGAACTGTCAAAAAAGGAGAAAAAGGAATCCGCATTATTGCACCTGCTCCCTTTAAGGTAAAGCAGGAAATGGAAAGGCTTGATCCGAAAACCAATATGCCTGTCATCGGAGCGGACGGAAATGTACTGACCGAAGAAAAAGAAATCACGATTCCCGCCTACAAGGTGGTGTCCGTTTTTGATGTATCGCAGACGGAAGGTAGAGAGCTTCCCTCTATCGGAGTAAATGAGCTGACAGGCGATGTGTCGCAGTATGAAGACTTTTTTGCAGCGCTGAAAAAGGCTTCTCCCGTTCCGATTGCCCTTGAACAGATCGAGGGAAGTGCTCACGGCTACTATCACCTTGCAGAAAAAAGAATTGCCATTGACGATGATATGAGCGAGCTTCAAACACTAAAAACCGCAATTCACGAAATCGCCCATGCAAAGCTGCATGATATTGACCTAAATGCTCCAAAAGAGGAAAAGGAAAAAAGACCCGATCAACGTACCCGCGAGGTTGAAGCGGAAAGCGTCGCCTACAGCGTATGCCAGCATTACGGACTTGATACATCCGAGTATTCTTTCGGATATGTTGCCGGCTGGAGCAGCGGCAGGGAGCTTACCGAGCTTAAGGGCTCCCTTGAAACCGTCCGCCTTGCCGCATCTGAGCTGATTGACAGCATAGATGAGCATTTTAAGGCGCTTCAAAGAGAAAAAGAACATGAGCTTTCAGAAAAGGACGAGGAGCCTACCCCGCAGGAAGAAAAACAGGAAGCAGCTTACCGTCTTGAAAGCGGAAATTATCTCTATATCCAAGTTTCTGAAACAGGCTATGACTATACACTGTATCAGCCGGGTTTTACAGACCTTGACGGCGGACAGCTTGATAACCCGGAACTCTCCATTGAAAAAGCCTGTGATGAAATCCTAAAAATGCACGAGCTTTCCGAAAAGGGATTAGAAGAAATCTCTGTAAATGACTTTGAACAGATGCAGGAGGAAGCTTCACAGAAAAAGGATGTAGGCACAAAAGCAAGCTATTATCCCATCAATGAGGCTGCGGCAAAGAGGGCAAAGGAAATGAACAGCTTTTCCGACTACATGCCGGGAAGCGCAACCCTTGAATACAAAAGTCTTGTGGATCGGGCGGCGGAAATTGCAGAAAATCAGAAAAAGAGAGTTGATCCGTCCTTTCACGATAAAATCGATGCCCTGCTTGATACCTATGCGAAAAGACTTGCGGCAAATATGAATAACGGCTTTGCCATTGACGCACGCGTTCCCTCTGTACTGATTGCGGGAGGTTCCAATTTCCCTGTGCGAAAGAAAGAAAAACAAAACGCTGCCCGTGATAAAAACTATGGAGAATGGAAAGAGATTCAGGGGCTTCTTGAAAAAATCAGAAGCACCGGAATGGGCGGAATCAGTGCAGATGATCCGAATGCTGTAAAAAAATTAAATGCAAAGCTTGAAAAGCTGACAAAGGCGCAGGAAACCATGAAGGCGGTCAATGCCTATTACCGAAAAAATAAAACTCTTGATGGTTGCCCGGAGCTTGACGGTGAAGCAATCGAAAAGCTAAAGGCAAGGATGGAAATCAGAGACATTCAGGATAAGCCCTATCCGTCATGGGCTCTGTCTAATAACAGTGCGGAAATCAGGAGAATTAAAACACGTATTCAAAGTCTTTCCGTAAATAAAGAAACGCTATACACAGGCTGGGACTTTGCAGGAGGCAGAGCCGAAATCAACGTAAAGGATAACCGCCTGCAGCTTTTCTTTGATGAAAAACCGGACGGAAAAATCCGTGATGAATTAAAGGCAAACGGCTTTCGCTGGTCGCCGAAGGCTTCCGCGTGGCAAAGACAGCTAAACAGCAATGCGATGTATGCGGCGGATAGTATCAGCAGCATAAAGCCCCTTACGGGAAAACGCGTTACAGAGCTTCAACGAAAGTTCAGAAAGGAAGGCAAAAAAGAAGCTGCCCCGGAATATATCTATAAGGTGCTGGAAGATACTGCTGAAAAAGACAGCATGAAAAACTTTCGCCTTGAAGCCTATATCGTAAAGGAAAACGGCAAGACAAGCTGTGAAATCTTATATTCCGGCACAAAGGAACGCTGCACAGAGCTTTTGGATGAGGTGCATTCCGGGAAGCTGACAAGGGAGCAAGTCAAAGAGCTTTATGCAAAGACCGAAAATACCGAGCCTAAAAAAGATACTTTTAGAATTTATCAGCTGAAACGCGGCGAGCAAACAAGAGAGCTTCAATTTGAATCCTATGACCGCCTGAAAGAATCGGGACAGGTTTTGAATCCGGAGAACTATGTCAAGGTATATGAGGCGGAGCTTACGAAAGGACTTTCTCTTGAAGATATTTACACCCGCTTTAATGTGGATCATCCAAAGGATTTTTACGGGCACAGTCTTTCCGTTTCCGATGTGGTTGTACTTCATAGGGACGGCAAGGTCAGCGCCCACTATGTAGACCGCTTCGGTTACAGGGAAGCACCGGAATTTCTAAAACCGGAAAACTACCTGAAAGCTGCAGAGCAATCCACCGAGCAGAATTACAACATGATTGACGGAATTGTGAATAATACTCCGCCTACGCCAACCGTAGATGAGCTTGAGCAGAAAGTAAAGGCTGGAGAATCCATTTCCCTTACCGAGCTTGTAAAAGCGGTGAAAACGGAGAATCGTAGTTCTGATGAACCGGAGAAAAAACCGTCTATCAGAGCGCAGCTAAAGGAAGCACAGAAAAATCCTGCACAGAAAAAACATAACACGAAAACAAAAAATCAGGAATTGGAGGTATGAAAATGAATCCTTTTACAGTGGAAGAAATGAATTTACTTGCTATTTACAAGGGAGAATCCAAAGAGGAAGTAACGGAGAAAATCGCATTCGCACTTTCTTTTATGGACAGTGATATGCGGGAGCTTGCAAAGCGTACGGTCAAAAAGTTAAACAGCTTATCCGATAAGGAATTTGCCACGCTTTCCATTGAACCCGCTGATGAAATATGAGAAAAGCAAAATCGCTTTCCCCTAAACAGGTAAAGCGTGTCAATCGTCTTGTAAGAAAAGAATGCTGTAATTTTGATAGCGGAAACTGCATTTTGCTTGACGATGGAGATCCTTGCTCCTGCCCGCAGCTGATTTCCTGCTCGCTTCTTTGCAGGTGGTTTTCTGATGCGGTTCTTCCGCTTGACAGAGAGCTTTTTGCAGAACTTTATGCCCCGGAGGAAAAACGCCGCTGTACAGTATGCGGTGCCCCTTTTGCTTCAAAATCCAATCATGCGAAATATTGTCTTGATTGCAGAAAGAAAATCACAAGAAAGCAGGCGGCGGAGCGTATGAGGAAAAAGCGTAGCCTTGTTACGAAATAGAGGGTATAAATGCTTTGTAAAATCTTGTTTTTTAAGAGCTTTTAAGCTTAAGACAGGGATTGTGATACCTATACCCTTAAAAATGAGGTTTTACTGCGTAACATAAAAAAATTTATCCAAAGAAAAACGGACACGGCAGCCATGAATCTCCGGTTGCCGTGTCCGCTATTTTTTTAGAACCATAACGATTTTTCATCTCTGAATACGGGATTTTCACTATTTGCATAAGGATCATATCTTTCCGTATTGCAGCCATATTCCTGAAGCTTTACTATTTTTTCATTCATACTCCATGTTATAGCCGATATTCCGTCAAAACTCTGTCTTGTGCCGTCTTTCAT includes:
- a CDS encoding YodL domain-containing protein — translated: MPYMEKTEKSKEVQPITLTSENQKDRLKEITDRLEQGILEVFESERYKEYLRVMSKFHHYSFNNTLLIAMQKPDASLIAGFNAWKNTHGRTVKKGEKGIRIIAPAPFKVKQEMERLDPKTNMPVIGADGNVLTEEKEITIPAYKVVSVFDVSQTEGRELPSIGVNELTGDVSQYEDFFAALKKASPVPIALEQIEGSAHGYYHLAEKRIAIDDDMSELQTLKTAIHEIAHAKLHDIDLNAPKEEKEKRPDQRTREVEAESVAYSVCQHYGLDTSEYSFGYVAGWSSGRELTELKGSLETVRLAASELIDSIDEHFKALQREKEHELSEKDEEPTPQEEKQEAAYRLESGNYLYIQVSETGYDYTLYQPGFTDLDGGQLDNPELSIEKACDEILKMHELSEKGLEEISVNDFEQMQEEASQKKDVGTKASYYPINEAAAKRAKEMNSFSDYMPGSATLEYKSLVDRAAEIAENQKKRVDPSFHDKIDALLDTYAKRLAANMNNGFAIDARVPSVLIAGGSNFPVRKKEKQNAARDKNYGEWKEIQGLLEKIRSTGMGGISADDPNAVKKLNAKLEKLTKAQETMKAVNAYYRKNKTLDGCPELDGEAIEKLKARMEIRDIQDKPYPSWALSNNSAEIRRIKTRIQSLSVNKETLYTGWDFAGGRAEINVKDNRLQLFFDEKPDGKIRDELKANGFRWSPKASAWQRQLNSNAMYAADSISSIKPLTGKRVTELQRKFRKEGKKEAAPEYIYKVLEDTAEKDSMKNFRLEAYIVKENGKTSCEILYSGTKERCTELLDEVHSGKLTREQVKELYAKTENTEPKKDTFRIYQLKRGEQTRELQFESYDRLKESGQVLNPENYVKVYEAELTKGLSLEDIYTRFNVDHPKDFYGHSLSVSDVVVLHRDGKVSAHYVDRFGYREAPEFLKPENYLKAAEQSTEQNYNMIDGIVNNTPPTPTVDELEQKVKAGESISLTELVKAVKTENRSSDEPEKKPSIRAQLKEAQKNPAQKKHNTKTKNQELEV
- a CDS encoding transposon-transfer assisting family protein, coding for MNPFTVEEMNLLAIYKGESKEEVTEKIAFALSFMDSDMRELAKRTVKKLNSLSDKEFATLSIEPADEI
- a CDS encoding DUF4315 family protein → MANKKILKIEKEIQRTREKITEQQNKLKELEVQKTEAENLEIVQMVRSLHMTPAELSEFLAKGVIPDKEAITENEYMEDIENEE
- a CDS encoding DUF4366 domain-containing protein encodes the protein MKNKIIMRITTALFAALILMGGFSIPAYAGGGGDATNDSNVKTEETKEEKKSLTPDGNMTLIDNVKGDAAKDKEFIIVKSKGGNYFYIVIDHAAQGENTVHFLNQVDEKDLLSIIDEKDSLTAKPELPKQEQPKQETEKPKPEEKPEKNNPAGMIVLSLILILGLAGGAFYYFKFLKPKQNVKGTTDLDEFDFEDYEDDFTEENDEDGEEISEATEPDETV
- a CDS encoding DNA topoisomerase 3 → MKLIICEKPSVGMTIASALGIETKKDGYMEGKDFLVSWCIGHLVELSEPSAYGSKYEKWNLEALPVFPESWQLTVSKDKKKQFLVLKALLFRNDVTEVINGCDAGREGELIFRFVMEKAGCKKPVKRLWISSMEESAIKKGFDDLKDGNDYDNLYFSALCRAKADWLVGINATRLFSLLYNHTLNVGRVQSPTLKMLVDRNDAITNFKKEKYYHVCLTLGDAEAISEKVSSREKSEEIAEACKGKSAVCTSVSHEKKEALPPKLFDLTALQKEANRIFGYTAKQTLDLAQSLYEKKLLTYPRTDSNYLTDDMEETAEAVIQMLFSKLSFINDASFTPKVKSILNSKKVSDHHAVIPTTELEKTDLFMLPESERNILFLVGTRLLIATASSHVYETVTAIFNCTELTFTAKGKTVLSSGWKETEQLFLMSLKEKPDSKVQEEKELPVFRKGQHFENFPVNVTEHDTFPPKPYTESTLLSSMEHAGNKETTKDAERKGLGTPATRAAIIEKIIKAGFVTRKGKQLIPTKDGMNLISVLPETLTSPFLTAEWENELSRIAKGEAVADSFMQKIETLTKELIENINAEKVKTGLFKEEKTIIGVCPRCQNPVYEGKQNYYCSNRDCRFAMWKNDRFFTDRKITFTPKLARELLKDKTAKVKNIYSPKTGKTYDGNVVLSDTGEKYVNYRIEIDRKKKEE
- a CDS encoding cysteine-rich VLP domain-containing protein, with translation MRKAKSLSPKQVKRVNRLVRKECCNFDSGNCILLDDGDPCSCPQLISCSLLCRWFSDAVLPLDRELFAELYAPEEKRRCTVCGAPFASKSNHAKYCLDCRKKITRKQAAERMRKKRSLVTK